The Synergistaceae bacterium nucleotide sequence TCAGTGAGAATCCCGCAAAACCCTATGTCTTAATTCTCGGAGGCGCAAAGGTCTCTGACAAAATCGACATCGTAGGCAACTTATTAGACAAGGCTACTACAATTTTAATCGGCGGCGGCATGGCTTATACGTTCTTGAAGGCTCAGGGAAAAGAAATCGGCAAATCTTTATGTGATGATGAGAGACTCGATTTTGCAAAAGATACCCTCAAGAAAGCCGCTGATATGGGAGTAAAAATTTTGTTGCCCGTTGACAGTGTCGCAGCCTCTGCAATTGACGCAGCTGATACAGAAATAGTGTCAAGCGATTCAATGCCAGCTGATAAAATGGGACTCGATATCGGCCCTGAGACAGTCAAAAATTTCGTCGCAGCTCTCGAAGGCGCAAAATCAATTTTATGGAACGGCCCAATGGGAGTATTCGAGGACGCAAAATTTGCAGAAGGCACGAAAAAATTAGCTGAAGCAGTAGCAGATATGACCCAGAAACACGGCACTGTAACAGTTATCGGCGGAGGAGACACAGCAAGCGCAGTAAGACAGTTCGGAGTCGCTGACAAAGTCTCTCACGTCTCAACAGGCGGCGGCGCAAGTCTCGAATATTGCGAAGGTAAAAAATTACCCGGCATGGAACCATTTAGAATTTAGGAGAGTGTAATTATGAGCAAGAAAATTTATTTATACGGCAACTGGAAAATGAACAACAACTACGCCGAGACAGAAAAATTTTTTGAGGAATTTCCGGCAGTCTATGAGCCATACAAGAATGACTCAAATCTC carries:
- a CDS encoding phosphoglycerate kinase, whose protein sequence is MKLKTFTPADVAGKKVLMRVDFNVPFKNGKVTDDARIRAHASTLKKLLDAGAKVALISHFGRPKGKVDPAFSLSQIVPDIEKAYNLKVVFVDDCVGPKVAEAVNALKPGEIVVLENSRFHPEEQKNDPEFSKKMAEGFDVFVMDAFSASHRADCSTSGVIPFVKAAFAGDLLEREGEMLGAVSENPAKPYVLILGGAKVSDKIDIVGNLLDKATTILIGGGMAYTFLKAQGKEIGKSLCDDERLDFAKDTLKKAADMGVKILLPVDSVAASAIDAADTEIVSSDSMPADKMGLDIGPETVKNFVAALEGAKSILWNGPMGVFEDAKFAEGTKKLAEAVADMTQKHGTVTVIGGGDTASAVRQFGVADKVSHVSTGGGASLEYCEGKKLPGMEPFRI